In the genome of Streptomyces aquilus, the window CGGGCTGCTTTGCTGCTCGCCCCCGGGTGCGGGGGCGTGTCCCCTGCGCGAGCTGTCCGAGGCCTTGTTGCTGCCGCCGTCGCCCGCCCCGCTGCAACCCGTCAGCAGCAGGCCGCTCGCGGCGGTCACCGCGAGCAACGCCCCGCGCAGGCGTCGTATTCGATACCGCTTCATCTTCCGTGCCCCCTTGGTCCGTTGACGTCGACTTCTGTGACTGTGACGGGCCAGGGGGCCGGAACGTGCGCTACGGAGCGTTGCGGAAGGGTCTCGAAGAGGGCACGGAGCAGGGCCGTTGAGACCGGTATGCGATCTTCCGTTGACCTAGGAGACCACGTCCTTGCGGGCGAAACCGCGGAAGGCCAGCGCGAACAGCACGAGGGCGTACGTTACCGAGACCGCGGCGCCCTGGATCATGCCGGACCACTCCATGCTGGGCTGAACGGCGTCCGCCCACGCGAACTGCCAGTGCGCGGGCAGGAAGTCACGCCAGTCGCCGAGGGCGGTCACCGCGTCCAGGACGTTGCCGACGATCGTCAGGCCCACCGCGCCGCCGACCGCGCCGAGCGGGGCGTCGGTGCGGGTGGAGAGCCAGAACGCCAGTCCCGCGGTGACCAGTTGGGACACGAAGATGAACGCGACGACGATCACGAGCCGTCCGGCGGCGGTGCCGGGCGAGAGAGAACCGCCCGTCGGGATCTCCAGCGGGCCCCAGCCGTACGCGGCCGTGCCCACGGCCAGCGCCACGACCGGCAGCAGGATCATCGCGGCCAGGCTCAGGCCGAGGCCGACCATCAGCTTGGACCACAGGAGGCGGGCCCTGGGCACGGGCGCGGCCAGCAGATAGCGCAGGGAGGACCAGCCGGCCTCCGACGCGACCGTGTCGCCGCAGAACAGGGCGACCGGGATGACCAGCAGGAAGCCCGCGGACACGAACAGGTTGACGGCGGCGAAGTTGGCGCCGGACGCGGTCGCCGTGTCCATCAGGGAGACGGTGTTGTTGCGGCCGCCGGGCTCGCCGCCGATCGCGAACGCGATCAGCAGGACGAAGGGGAGCGCGGCGAGGATGCCGAACATCACCATCGTGCGGCGGCGTTTGAGCTGGCGGACCAGCTCTACGCGGAGGGGGAGGGTGTGGCGGGGCTGGTAGCCGGAGGCGGTTTCGGTGAGCGTGCGCGTGCTTGTGCTTGTGCTCATGCTGAGCCTCCGATCAGGGTGAGGAAGGCGTCCTCCAGGCGGCGGTGGGGGCCCAGTGAGGCGACCGGTACTTCTAGGCGGACCAGGTCTACGAGAAGGGCAGCAGCGGTGGTGCGTTCGGCTGCGGGTTCGTTGGGGCTGGTCGCGCAGTTCCCCGCGCCCCTGAGGGGCGTCACCGCCAGGCGAATCAAAAGGGCGCCGTCTGTTCTTGTCGCCGTCTCGACCTGCGGTAGCGCCGCCACCTTTTCCAGCAGCGGGTCCGTGATGTCTGCCGCCAAGCCCACCAGCAGCGTGTCGCCCGCGCCGATGATCTCGGACACCGGGCCCGCCTGGACCAGTCGGCCGCGGTCCATCACCA includes:
- a CDS encoding ABC transporter permease, translating into MSTSTSTRTLTETASGYQPRHTLPLRVELVRQLKRRRTMVMFGILAALPFVLLIAFAIGGEPGGRNNTVSLMDTATASGANFAAVNLFVSAGFLLVIPVALFCGDTVASEAGWSSLRYLLAAPVPRARLLWSKLMVGLGLSLAAMILLPVVALAVGTAAYGWGPLEIPTGGSLSPGTAAGRLVIVVAFIFVSQLVTAGLAFWLSTRTDAPLGAVGGAVGLTIVGNVLDAVTALGDWRDFLPAHWQFAWADAVQPSMEWSGMIQGAAVSVTYALVLFALAFRGFARKDVVS